The window CCTTCGGTAGCCCCGGCATAAGCATTATCTTGCCGCAGACGGCGACGATGAAGCCCGCTCCCGTACGGATCTGAAGGTCTTTGACGCTGAGCTTAAAGCCGCGCGCTCGCCCGAGCGCCTTGGCGTCGTCGCTGAAGCTATACTGCGTCTTTGCGATGCAGACGTTTAGCCGCTCAAGTCCCAAAGCCTTGATGTGCTGCAGCGCCTTTTGCGCTTCGGGCTCAAAAACCACCTCGCTCGCGCCGTAAATTTTAGTAGCGATCTTTTCGATCTTGCTCGCCGTATCGTCGCTAAGCTCGTAGGCAAACTTAAGCTCCTTAGCGCGCTCGCACTCATCTACTACGAGGCGGGCTAGCTCAAGCGCGCCCTCGCCACCTTTGGCGAAATTTTCGCAAATCGCCATCTGCACGCCGCACTGCTTGCAGTAATCGCGTACGAAAGCGATCTCTTCGTCGCTATCGAAGCTGAAGCGATTAAGCGCCACGACCGGATTTAGCCCGAAATTTTGTAAAATTTCAATATGCCCGCCTAAATTTACGATACCTCTTTGAAGCGCGGGCAGACCTGGGCTCGCGATACTTTCTTTATCCGCACCGCCGTTGTATTTAAGCGAGCGGATCGTGCTAACCAGCACCGCGGCGTCCGGAGCGATGCCCGCGCGACGGCACTTGATGTCGATAAATTTCTCAGCCCCGAGCTCGCTTCCAAAGCCCGCCTCCGTTACGGCGTAATCGGCAAGACTTAGAGCTAGCTTACTCGCCATTATAGAGTTGCAGCCGTGCGCGATATTTGCGAAGGGTCCTCCGTGCACGAGCGCGGGCGTGTGCTCAAGGCTCTGGATGAGATTTGGCTTCATCGCGTCTTTTAGCAGGATCGCCACGGCATCCGCGCAGCCCAGATCGCGCACATATATCGGCTCTCCCCGCGTATCGTAGGCGACCATTATGTTTGCGATGTTTTCCTTAAGCTCGGCAAGATCGTTTGAGAGGCACAGAACCGCCATTATCTCGCTAGCCGCGGTGATATTAAAGCCGTCCTCGCGCTCTACTCCGTCGGTGCGCCCGCCCTGTCCTACGGTGATATGGCGCAGCGCGCGGTCGTTCATATCCATGCAGCGCTTCCATAAAATTTTATCGATCTTTAGCGGGTTTTCTTGATACAGCGAGTTATCTATGACCGCCGAAATGAGATTATTCGCGGAGGTTATCGCGTGAAAATCGCCGTTAAAGTGCAAATTTAGATCATCCATCGGCACCAGCTGCGAATATCCGCCGCCCGCAGCCCCGCCTTTGATACCAAAAACCGGCCCCAGCGACGGCTCGCGCAGCGCAAGACAGACGCTTTTGCCTAGACGCTTTAGCGCATCGGCTAGACCAATGGAGGTCGTAGTCTTGCCCTCGCCAAACGGCGTCGGATTGGTCGCCGTGACCAAAATAAGCTTCGAAGCGCGCGAGCGCGGCTTGATATTTAGCTTGGCTTTGTAGTGGCCGTACAGCTCGATCTCATCCTCACTAAGCCCCAAATTTTTCGCAACGTTTGAAATTTTATCCGGCTTCGCCGCATTTGCTATTTCGATATCGCTCAACATCTTCTCTCCTTAAATTTAAAATTTTATCGCGCAGCGTTTACGCACCGCCTCTTTAAATCTGCGCATTAGCTCGCGCCGCTATGCGCACCTTAATCCGCCAGCCGCGCAAGATCAAAGCTTACGCTCCGAAATTTGCCCCGGCTAAATTTCGATCTCGATGCCCACGGGGCAGTGGTCGCTGCCCATCACGTCGCTTAGGATGAAAGCGTCCTTTAGCCGCGAGCGCAAATTTGCCGAGATGAAAAAATAATCGATCCGCCAGCCTACGTTTTTTGCGCGCGCGTTAAAGCGGTAGCTCCACCACGAGTAGGCGTCCCGCAGCTCGCCATGCACGGCACGGAAAGTGTCCACGAAGCCCGCCGCCTCCACTTCATCGAGCCACGCCCGCTCGATCGGCAAAAAGCCCGAGGTTTTGGAGTTTGCTTTGGGGTTTGCAAGATCTATCTCGCGGTGCGCGGTATTTACGTCGCCGCAAAATATCACCCCGAGCCCCTGCTCCGCGAGGCTGCGCGCATAGGCTAAGAATTTCGCGTAAAATTCCATCTTATAGGCTAGCCGCGCCTCGTCCTTTTGGCCGTTGGGAAAGTAGATATTAAAAAGCACGACATCGCCGAAGCGGTGCTGCAGCACGCGTCCTTCGTCGTCGGGAAAAAACAGCGCCTTGCTCGTCTCGCTTTTAAATTTCGCCAGGCTCGCCACGCCCGAATATCCCGCGCGCGCAGCGGAATTTAGATCGATCTGAGAAAATCCGAGCTCGTAAAGCCCTTTCGGAGCGTCCTTTTCGCTCACCTTGATCTCTTGCAAGCCCAAAAAATCGGGGTTTTGCTCCGCAAGCCATGCAAAGCCGTCTTTGCCGAGCACTGCGCGCAGTCCGTTTACATTCCAACTAATCAGTTTCAAATTTAGCCTTTGGCCTGAAAATTTTGGTATGATTATACGAAATTTTGACTAAATTTAAAGGAAAATTATGCGCAATCAGCCTAAATACCGATTTTTTGCCAACTGGGGCTACGCGATGGCGGGTCTTTGCGAGATGCTTCGCAGCGAGCGTAGCTTCAGACTCGAGCTTTGCGTGTTCGTGCCGCTTCTGCTGTCGCTATTTTTTTGGAATTTCGGCGCGACTCTAAATCTATTTTTGATCTTCGGCGCGGTCTTTACGCTCACAACCGAGTGCATAAACTCCGCCATTGAGCGCGCGGTCGATCTTGCCACGAGCGAAATCCACCCGCTAGCCAAGGGCGCCAAAGACACCGCAAGCACCGCCGTGATGATGAGCCTATTTCTCAACGCCGCGCTGTGGGGATACGCGCTTATCGGTAAATTCTTTTAATCGCGTGATTGCAAATTTCGCGATAAAAGATTTAAATCGCTGCAACGCAGAGTTTTTTTGGCGAGTGCGGAATTTGCAAGCCACTTGAGTCGTTGATCGTCCACGCCTGCAACCCAAACACGACCCTGCGTGATATTGAAATTTTAAAATCCGAAATTTGCTTTAAATTTAAACTCTCCTGTGCGCGAAAATTTTAATATTCGCTCGGCTCTTAAAATTTTAAAATAGCTTTTAAAAATTTCTATAGATAAATCATTCAAGCAAATTTTACGCCATAAAATTTTAGCTAAAAAATTATAATGACTTTCAAGATGCTTTAATACAATTTTCACTAAAATCACGCCGTCTTAATTAAAATAATTTTCAAGAAAAGGAAAATTTTGTCTAAATCCTTTCACAAAATCTCGCGCAAATTTCATTTGTGGCTATCTTTGATATTTTGCATGCCCCTTATAATCGTATCCGCAAGCGGCTCGGTCTTAGTCTATGCGGAGCGGATCAATGAAGCTTTGCTGAAAGACAAGGTGTTTAGGACACAAGAAAGCGTGGCGAAATTCCCCGTTAGAATGAAATTCAGCGCCTTGCAATCCGAGATAAATTCCAAATTTAAAGAGTACGCGATCATGGGCTGGAGCATCGCGCAAGATGCTTCAAAGACCGATAAAATCAGACTTTTCTCGCAGAAGCTACAAAAGCAAGCCCTAATTTACCTGGACGCCTTTAGCGGCGAGATAAAAGGCGCGCCCATGCCGCGAGATGAGGGCTTTATCGGCGCGATAAATAAACTGCACGCGGAGCTGTTTTTAGGTCGCGGCGGTAGAATTTTTGCAGGCGTTGTGGGGCTTAGCGCGCTACTTATCGGCATTAGCGGCTTTTTTATCTACAAAAAATTTTGGCAAAACTTATTCTCGCTGAGGCTAGATCGGGCCATATATTTTATGCGCGGCGCTCACCGCCTAATCGGAGTCGCGAGCACTCCCGTAATGTTTGCTATAGCTATAAGCGGAGCATGGTGGGAGCTAAGGGCGGTAACTTACAAGCCGCTCGCAAATCCATGCGGCGCGGTCTTGCAGAATTTTAAGACCGAGCAAAATTCCACCGTCGCGGCATCAAACGGAGCGGTAAGCATGAAAACGGCGCAAAATCTTGCGACGCTAGATGAGGCTTTAGCGCGGATAGCGGTTAAATTTAAAGAATTTCGCTCCACCTATATCGCCTTTCCGCTCTGTCCGGGCGGCGCTTTTACCGTATACGGCTTCGAGGCGGGGCAAAACCCGCTGCAAAGCCCTTACGCGAGCCGTATCACGATATCGGATGCAGGCGAAATTTTAAAAGCGGACTTTATAAACGATGCGGATTTTTCGGACAAACTTCAAGACGGCTTTCGTCGCGCCCATGCGGGCTCATACGGCGCAATAACGAAGCTTATATGGTTTTTAGCGGGGCTTGCGCCCCTGTTTTTAAGCATTTGCGGATTTTAACCTTAAAAAATAGAAATTCTAAAAGGAGAAAGTTATGAAGAAAGTATCTCTTTCGCTCGTAGTCGTATTAAATATGCTAACTTCACTTTATGCGGAAAATAACGCCACTGCGAGCACCCCGGAGGACTTAGGCACCATAGAAGTGCAAGATACTCAAAAGCTCCGTCGCGACGACAGAGATTATGAGGCTAGAAAGCTCGTTAAAAGTACCACCAGGCTCGATCTTACGGCGAGAGAAACGCCCCAGTCTCTTACCGTGGTGACCGAAGCCAAGCTAAAAGATATGGGGATAACCGATTATCAGGTGCTGATGCGAAATATCGCGGGCATTACGAGCGGGCGTATGGATGAGAGGCTCTATCCTACGGCGCGCGGATTTAGCATAGATTATTATCTGCTTGATTCGATGCCTAGCTTCGGAGGTTTTAGCCTCGGGGCGAACGATTTAAATTTACTGCCATATGAGCGCGTTGAGGTAGTAAAGGGTGCGAACGGATTATTAGCAGGCGCAGGAAATCCTGCCGCGAGTTTAAATTTTATCCGTAAGCACGCAGATTCCACCATCCCAAAAGGTTATATAAGTCTAAACGGCGGCTCATACGACAAATACGGGCTTAAAACTGATGTGCAAAGCCCGCTCAATCAAAGCGGTTCGGTGCGCGGACGCCTAGCGTTTATGCATGAACGATCGCACTCTTATATGGACTATTACAATCGTCGCAATACTGCCGTTTATGGCGTATTAGATATCGATGTAACGGACGATTCAAGGCTGAGCTTTGGCTCATTTTATCAGACTCTACGCCGACATGGCACGCGCTGGGGCGGAATGCCCGCGTTTAACTCGGACGGCACGCGCACGCACTTCGGCAAAAACAAAATTTTCTCTCAGCCTTGGACGCGATACGACATCTCTACGCTTGATTTTTATGCCGATTTTAAACAATATTTCTCAAACGAGGCGAGTTTAAGCTTGAGTTATTCGTTTCGTCGCGCTCATACCGATTCAAATTTGCTCTATTATGGCGGCAGGGTAGGCCCTGGCGGCATCGGAAACGTCGCCGATCTTAGCGTTTATGCTAATAAGCGCGAAGAAAATATCCACAACATCGACGCCTACGCAAATATCCCGTATGAGCTTTTCGAACAAGATCATGAATTTGTATTTGGTGTGATGTATAATCTTTACAAAAAAGGATCTGATAACGTAAGTAGCTACTGGAATAACCGAAATACTCCAGCAGGCCTTGCTTATGCCGCGCGTACTAGAATAAATTTTAACGACCTTCATATTGAAGATCCACGCTTACCGTATGTAGATCAAAATAATGCCGATCGAACTATTCAAAAAGCAATTTATGCCGCGAATAAACTCTCAATCACCGAGGATTTAAAGCTCTTATTAGGAACGCGGATGAGTTACTATAAATATAAAATTACAGGTGGAGCAGATAATAGAAATTTTACCCGCGAAATTACTCCATATGCGGGGATCACCTATGATTTAGACGATCATCATACCCTTTATGCAAGTTATACGAGTATTTTTAAACCTCAAACCTACAAGGACAAAAACAATAAATATCTTGATCCCATCCAAGGCAAGGACTACGAAGCGGGCATCAAAGGCGAGTATTTTGACGGCGATCTGCAAGCAAGCCTGGGCGTTTTTAAGATCATACAAGATAAGCTCGGCATCCGCACCGACGAATATATCACGGGCACAAATTCCTACGCTTACAGGCAGGGTCGCGGAGTAACCAGCAGGGGCTTTGAAGCGGATGTAAACGGTAAAATTACCGATGCGCTAAGCCTAAGCATGGGGCTAGCGCACTACAAAGCCAAAGACGCTGACGGCAATATCTACGCCAGCGACTCCTCCCGCACCAGCGCAAATCTTTTTGCAAAATATGAGATCGGCACATTTAGAATCGGTGCAGGCGCGATGTATCGCTCAAAGATTTATTCCGACTCGCCATACGGCAGGATCGAGCAGAAAGCTTACACGATTGCAAACGTAATGCTAGGCTACAAAGCGAGTAAAAACCTAGATGTGCAGCTAAACGTCGATAACATAACCGATAAGCGCTATTTCGAGGGTATCGGTTCTAATCGAATGATCTACGGCGATCCGCGCACCTTCAATCTAAGCCTTACGTATAACTTTTGACCCAAATAGTCGCGGCGGAATTTATCTAGTGCTTAGCTCTAATAGAATTCCATCGCGACGCCATAGATAAATGGCAAATTAAGCCTAAATTTCGTAAAATCACCGCTAAGACGCGAGGTCGCGTAATACGTTATAAAGGCAAACGATGCAAAGTTCAACCTCATAAATCCCGCTAAATTTAAACCAAATCAACCACCAAATTTAAATTTAAGGCAGAATCATGAAAAGACGAGATTTTCTAAAACTAGGTGCGCTAGCTGCGGCTTCAGCGCAGGCAAAACAATTTGACGCGGCGGCGCAGGCGATATTTGACGAGCAGATGGGGCTTTGCGCGAATAAATTTGGCGCATTTTACGTCCAAACCATCGGCGGTAGGGTCGTGGGCACAGAGCCATTTGAGGGCGACGCGATGCCAACGGTGCTAAACAACGCCCTAAGCGATCACATCCAAAACGAAACGCGCGTGAAATACCCATACGTGCGCAAAAGCTTCCTGGCTAGTCCCGCAGATCCAAAGCCGCAGCTTCGCGGCAAAGAGCCCTTCGTGCGC of the uncultured Campylobacter sp. genome contains:
- a CDS encoding TonB-dependent siderophore receptor; translation: MKKVSLSLVVVLNMLTSLYAENNATASTPEDLGTIEVQDTQKLRRDDRDYEARKLVKSTTRLDLTARETPQSLTVVTEAKLKDMGITDYQVLMRNIAGITSGRMDERLYPTARGFSIDYYLLDSMPSFGGFSLGANDLNLLPYERVEVVKGANGLLAGAGNPAASLNFIRKHADSTIPKGYISLNGGSYDKYGLKTDVQSPLNQSGSVRGRLAFMHERSHSYMDYYNRRNTAVYGVLDIDVTDDSRLSFGSFYQTLRRHGTRWGGMPAFNSDGTRTHFGKNKIFSQPWTRYDISTLDFYADFKQYFSNEASLSLSYSFRRAHTDSNLLYYGGRVGPGGIGNVADLSVYANKREENIHNIDAYANIPYELFEQDHEFVFGVMYNLYKKGSDNVSSYWNNRNTPAGLAYAARTRINFNDLHIEDPRLPYVDQNNADRTIQKAIYAANKLSITEDLKLLLGTRMSYYKYKITGGADNRNFTREITPYAGITYDLDDHHTLYASYTSIFKPQTYKDKNNKYLDPIQGKDYEAGIKGEYFDGDLQASLGVFKIIQDKLGIRTDEYITGTNSYAYRQGRGVTSRGFEADVNGKITDALSLSMGLAHYKAKDADGNIYASDSSRTSANLFAKYEIGTFRIGAGAMYRSKIYSDSPYGRIEQKAYTIANVMLGYKASKNLDVQLNVDNITDKRYFEGIGSNRMIYGDPRTFNLSLTYNF
- a CDS encoding PepSY-associated TM helix domain-containing protein — translated: MSKSFHKISRKFHLWLSLIFCMPLIIVSASGSVLVYAERINEALLKDKVFRTQESVAKFPVRMKFSALQSEINSKFKEYAIMGWSIAQDASKTDKIRLFSQKLQKQALIYLDAFSGEIKGAPMPRDEGFIGAINKLHAELFLGRGGRIFAGVVGLSALLIGISGFFIYKKFWQNLFSLRLDRAIYFMRGAHRLIGVASTPVMFAIAISGAWWELRAVTYKPLANPCGAVLQNFKTEQNSTVAASNGAVSMKTAQNLATLDEALARIAVKFKEFRSTYIAFPLCPGGAFTVYGFEAGQNPLQSPYASRITISDAGEILKADFINDADFSDKLQDGFRRAHAGSYGAITKLIWFLAGLAPLFLSICGF
- a CDS encoding diacylglycerol kinase, with product MRNQPKYRFFANWGYAMAGLCEMLRSERSFRLELCVFVPLLLSLFFWNFGATLNLFLIFGAVFTLTTECINSAIERAVDLATSEIHPLAKGAKDTASTAVMMSLFLNAALWGYALIGKFF
- a CDS encoding formate--tetrahydrofolate ligase, with product MLSDIEIANAAKPDKISNVAKNLGLSEDEIELYGHYKAKLNIKPRSRASKLILVTATNPTPFGEGKTTTSIGLADALKRLGKSVCLALREPSLGPVFGIKGGAAGGGYSQLVPMDDLNLHFNGDFHAITSANNLISAVIDNSLYQENPLKIDKILWKRCMDMNDRALRHITVGQGGRTDGVEREDGFNITAASEIMAVLCLSNDLAELKENIANIMVAYDTRGEPIYVRDLGCADAVAILLKDAMKPNLIQSLEHTPALVHGGPFANIAHGCNSIMASKLALSLADYAVTEAGFGSELGAEKFIDIKCRRAGIAPDAAVLVSTIRSLKYNGGADKESIASPGLPALQRGIVNLGGHIEILQNFGLNPVVALNRFSFDSDEEIAFVRDYCKQCGVQMAICENFAKGGEGALELARLVVDECERAKELKFAYELSDDTASKIEKIATKIYGASEVVFEPEAQKALQHIKALGLERLNVCIAKTQYSFSDDAKALGRARGFKLSVKDLQIRTGAGFIVAVCGKIMLMPGLPK
- a CDS encoding exodeoxyribonuclease III translates to MKLISWNVNGLRAVLGKDGFAWLAEQNPDFLGLQEIKVSEKDAPKGLYELGFSQIDLNSAARAGYSGVASLAKFKSETSKALFFPDDEGRVLQHRFGDVVLFNIYFPNGQKDEARLAYKMEFYAKFLAYARSLAEQGLGVIFCGDVNTAHREIDLANPKANSKTSGFLPIERAWLDEVEAAGFVDTFRAVHGELRDAYSWWSYRFNARAKNVGWRIDYFFISANLRSRLKDAFILSDVMGSDHCPVGIEIEI